A single region of the Acidobacteriota bacterium genome encodes:
- a CDS encoding ATP-binding cassette domain-containing protein yields the protein MNGDPMNDAAMSERPMSEASLSEGLRVRVRKQLFRARRPGFLLDVDLVALPGFTVLFGPSGAGKSTLLDCVAGLLTPDEGEITIAGVPLFHSRTRTDVPTERRRAGYVVQDLALFPHLTAEQNVAYGLDAMGDGLPRAERRQRVAAMLASFGIAELARQRPEEISGGQRQRVALARALVTEPRVLLLDEPLSGLDDATKGKIVADLRAWNERRSIPVLYVTHDRDEVAAIGGRLLPLQDGRLLPAN from the coding sequence ATGAACGGTGATCCGATGAACGATGCCGCGATGAGCGAACGTCCGATGAGCGAAGCCTCTTTAAGCGAAGGCCTGCGAGTGCGCGTGCGGAAACAGCTCTTTCGTGCCCGGCGCCCCGGGTTCCTGCTCGATGTGGACCTGGTCGCGCTGCCCGGTTTCACCGTGTTGTTTGGACCGTCAGGCGCGGGGAAGAGCACGCTGCTCGATTGCGTCGCCGGACTCCTCACGCCGGACGAAGGCGAGATCACGATCGCCGGAGTCCCGCTCTTCCACTCACGCACGCGAACGGATGTGCCCACGGAACGCCGCCGCGCGGGCTACGTGGTGCAGGACCTCGCGCTCTTCCCGCACCTGACCGCGGAGCAGAACGTGGCGTATGGATTAGACGCCATGGGCGACGGCTTGCCGCGAGCAGAACGCCGGCAACGGGTGGCCGCCATGCTCGCCAGCTTTGGCATTGCGGAGTTGGCACGGCAGCGCCCGGAAGAGATCTCTGGCGGCCAACGGCAGCGCGTGGCGCTGGCCCGGGCGCTAGTGACCGAACCACGCGTCCTGCTGCTCGATGAGCCACTCTCCGGCCTCGACGATGCCACGAAAGGGAAGATCGTCGCCGACCTGCGCGCATGGAATGAGCGGCGCAGCATCCCGGTGCTCTACGTTACCCATGATCGCGATGAAGTCGCTGCCATCGGCGGCCGCCTGCTTCCACTACAAGACGGCCGGCTGCTGCCGGCAAACTGA
- the modA gene encoding molybdate ABC transporter substrate-binding protein, with the protein MSKLLGFALLLGLTLPAAAQEISVAAASDLQPAMAELGARFQRETGCRVQLTFGSSGKFFAQIQNGAPFDIFFSADMDYAKKLADAGLAEPPRQYAEGRLVLWMRKDSPLDPAKGLEVLLHGRVRRIAIANPQHAPYGRAAVAALKSAGIYEKVVGKLVFGENISQAATFVATGNAEVGVLALSLARAPAMRDEGRYSEVDRKLYPPLVQGVVLLKSAPHRDLARAFLDFVAKPESAALLRSYGFDVPDLRKSGPEKNEK; encoded by the coding sequence ATGAGCAAACTGCTTGGCTTCGCACTCCTCTTAGGCCTGACGCTGCCCGCGGCCGCGCAGGAGATCTCCGTGGCAGCCGCCTCGGATCTGCAGCCTGCCATGGCCGAACTCGGCGCGCGCTTCCAGCGCGAGACGGGATGCAGAGTCCAGCTCACCTTCGGCTCGTCGGGAAAATTCTTCGCGCAGATACAGAATGGCGCCCCCTTCGACATCTTCTTTTCCGCGGACATGGACTATGCCAAGAAGCTCGCCGACGCGGGCTTGGCGGAGCCTCCGCGCCAATATGCGGAAGGACGGCTCGTCTTGTGGATGCGAAAAGATTCGCCACTCGATCCCGCGAAGGGACTGGAAGTCCTGCTGCATGGTCGCGTCCGTCGCATTGCCATCGCCAACCCGCAGCACGCGCCCTATGGCCGCGCCGCCGTCGCGGCGCTGAAGTCCGCGGGTATCTATGAAAAGGTGGTGGGCAAACTGGTGTTCGGCGAGAACATCTCGCAAGCTGCCACGTTCGTTGCCACCGGGAACGCCGAGGTGGGAGTGCTCGCGCTTTCGCTCGCTCGCGCGCCGGCGATGCGTGACGAAGGCCGCTACAGTGAGGTCGACCGGAAGCTTTATCCGCCGCTGGTGCAGGGCGTGGTGCTGTTGAAGAGCGCCCCGCACCGCGACCTGGCGCGCGCCTTCCTCGACTTCGTGGCCAAGCCGGAGTCGGCGGCGCTGCTGCGGAGCTACGGATTCGACGTTCCCGACCTCCGGAAAAGCGGACCGGAGAAGAACGAGAAATGA
- the modB gene encoding molybdate ABC transporter permease subunit, whose amino-acid sequence MNWQVLGLSLRLAAIVTTTLLILGMPIAYWLAFTRARWKFLIEAVVALPLVLPPTVLGFYLLLLMGTRTSVGRAWERWTGHPLAFTFEGLVIASVIYSLPFAVQPFAASFAGVDRKLLAASATLGAGRWRTFRRVILPLSLPGVVTGLVLSFAHTLGEFGVVLMVGGNIPGVTRTISIAIYDQVEALDYASANETALFLLIFSFIALAGIYAFNRRLWVAWMIR is encoded by the coding sequence ATGAACTGGCAGGTCCTCGGACTCTCGTTGCGCCTCGCCGCGATCGTTACCACCACGCTTCTCATCCTGGGCATGCCCATCGCTTACTGGCTCGCGTTCACGCGCGCGCGTTGGAAGTTCCTGATCGAGGCCGTGGTCGCCCTGCCGCTGGTGTTGCCGCCGACGGTGCTCGGCTTTTACCTGCTGCTGCTGATGGGCACGCGCACATCCGTGGGACGCGCATGGGAGCGCTGGACGGGCCATCCGCTGGCCTTCACCTTTGAAGGCCTGGTCATCGCGTCGGTCATCTATAGCTTGCCCTTCGCGGTGCAACCCTTCGCGGCTTCATTCGCGGGTGTGGACCGCAAGCTGCTCGCCGCTTCCGCGACGCTGGGCGCCGGACGGTGGCGGACGTTCCGGCGCGTGATCCTGCCGCTCTCGTTGCCCGGCGTGGTGACCGGCCTGGTGCTCAGCTTCGCGCACACGCTGGGTGAGTTCGGCGTGGTGCTGATGGTGGGCGGCAATATTCCCGGCGTCACGCGCACCATCTCCATCGCCATCTACGACCAGGTCGAAGCGCTCGATTACGCCAGCGCCAATGAGACCGCGCTATTCCTGCTGATCTTCTCGTTCATCGCGCTCGCCGGCATCTACGCGTTCAATCGCCGCCTCTGGGTGGCATGGATGATCCGATGA